In one Mycobacterium sp. NBC_00419 genomic region, the following are encoded:
- a CDS encoding acyl-CoA dehydrogenase family protein, producing MTETTAVQTESVVEFAARARKWLAENMPSIDPNDPPDADRGEEAPWQRARELQRKLWEGGFAGICFPREYGGLGLPIEYQRAFDIESRSYEMPIILNTPTFTICAATILDMGSEEQKRTHIGGVLRGDEVLVQLLSEPSGGSDLAGVITRAERRGDTWVINGAKTWSTSAFAADYGTLLARTNWDVPKHEGLTMFLVPLNAPGITLRRIKQVNGSIEFCEEFFDGLEVGDDSVVGKVNDGWAVASRQLYHERRAVGGGSEFSSGIGAEGKTDKPTDYVALLQRIGQADNERLQELAGRALVHRAVQEQLVDHVYHGVNDGSLPPTAGTIIRISHAENINTELDTTLAIAGSAGVVDTGDDELFAIGNRYLSRQTASLGGGTTEVGRNVIGERVLGFPRELAADKGVPFNQVKRGRG from the coding sequence ATGACCGAAACCACTGCTGTGCAGACAGAATCAGTCGTCGAGTTCGCCGCCCGCGCCCGCAAGTGGCTGGCCGAGAACATGCCGTCCATCGACCCGAACGACCCGCCCGACGCCGACCGCGGCGAGGAAGCTCCATGGCAGCGGGCCCGCGAACTCCAACGCAAGCTCTGGGAGGGCGGGTTCGCCGGCATCTGCTTTCCGCGCGAGTACGGCGGCCTGGGTCTGCCCATCGAATACCAGCGGGCCTTCGACATCGAGTCCCGCAGCTACGAGATGCCGATCATCCTCAACACACCGACGTTCACCATCTGCGCGGCAACGATTCTCGACATGGGCAGCGAGGAGCAGAAGCGCACACACATCGGCGGAGTGCTGCGTGGCGACGAGGTCCTGGTCCAGTTGCTGTCTGAGCCCAGCGGCGGCTCCGATCTGGCCGGCGTCATCACCCGGGCCGAGCGGCGCGGCGACACGTGGGTCATCAACGGTGCGAAGACCTGGAGCACAAGCGCTTTCGCCGCCGACTACGGAACCCTGCTGGCCCGCACCAACTGGGACGTGCCCAAACACGAGGGACTGACCATGTTCCTGGTGCCGCTGAACGCGCCCGGGATCACCCTTCGGCGCATCAAGCAGGTTAACGGTTCCATCGAGTTCTGCGAGGAGTTCTTCGACGGTCTCGAGGTCGGCGACGACAGCGTGGTCGGCAAGGTCAACGACGGCTGGGCCGTCGCCTCCCGCCAGCTCTACCACGAGCGGCGCGCGGTGGGCGGTGGCTCGGAGTTCTCCAGCGGCATCGGCGCCGAAGGCAAGACTGACAAGCCGACCGACTACGTCGCACTCCTGCAGCGGATCGGCCAGGCCGACAACGAACGGCTCCAGGAGTTGGCGGGCCGGGCGCTGGTACACCGCGCCGTGCAGGAGCAGCTGGTCGATCACGTCTATCACGGCGTCAACGACGGCTCCCTGCCGCCGACGGCGGGCACCATCATCCGTATCTCGCACGCGGAGAACATCAACACCGAACTCGACACCACCCTCGCGATCGCCGGCAGCGCCGGGGTGGTCGACACCGGTGACGACGAGCTGTTCGCCATCGGGAATCGCTACCTGTCCCGACAGACCGCCTCGCTGGGCGGTGGCACCACCGAGGTGGGGCGCAACGTGATCGGCGAGCGGGTGCTGGGCTTCCCGCGCGAGCTGGCCGCCGACAAGGGCGTGCCGTTCAACCAGGTCAAGCGCGGCCGCGGCTAG
- a CDS encoding acyl-CoA dehydrogenase family protein, translating to MTDSPEILLFAATTQSFLDKEVPLARVRELHRDGVAFERDWWQRAAELGWVSLLVPEELGGGSISGDGVADLALVAQHSGKTVAPGPLHPVSIVLAGLADAEDGERHAATVEALVSGEAIASWAVYEPGQPWNPLQPSVSATPTTGGFRIDGVKDRVEAGADSDILLVVADVAGSPRQFLVRTDAPGVSAEVQRSIDLVKSYARVSFDGVEVDESAAVGSAEQTPALIARQTQVALVLQCAETVGILDTVFDMTVQWGFDRHSFGRPLVSYQALKHKYADLKIWLEACRATTKAAVATVGSRAADADLAVSIAKSYVAEHAPDMVQLCVQLHGGIGVTWEHDLHLYLRRVTLYRSMYGTPEHHNLRVYRMTKELESA from the coding sequence ATGACCGACTCCCCCGAGATCCTGCTGTTCGCCGCCACCACCCAGTCCTTCCTGGACAAGGAAGTTCCGCTGGCCCGGGTCCGCGAATTGCACCGCGACGGTGTCGCTTTCGAACGCGACTGGTGGCAGCGGGCGGCCGAGCTCGGCTGGGTCAGCCTGCTAGTGCCCGAGGAACTCGGGGGCGGCAGCATCTCCGGTGACGGCGTTGCCGACCTGGCGCTGGTGGCCCAGCACAGCGGCAAGACCGTCGCCCCCGGACCGCTGCATCCGGTCTCCATTGTGCTGGCCGGATTGGCTGATGCCGAGGACGGCGAGCGGCACGCCGCAACCGTCGAGGCACTGGTGTCCGGGGAGGCGATCGCGTCCTGGGCCGTCTACGAACCCGGCCAGCCGTGGAACCCCTTGCAGCCCAGCGTTTCTGCTACACCAACCACCGGCGGCTTCCGCATCGACGGCGTCAAGGACCGGGTCGAGGCCGGCGCCGACAGCGACATCCTGTTGGTGGTGGCCGATGTCGCGGGCTCCCCCAGGCAGTTCCTGGTGAGAACCGACGCGCCCGGGGTCAGCGCCGAGGTACAACGCAGCATCGACCTGGTGAAGTCCTACGCCCGAGTCAGCTTCGACGGAGTCGAGGTCGACGAGTCCGCCGCGGTGGGCTCGGCCGAGCAGACCCCGGCGCTGATCGCGCGGCAAACCCAGGTCGCGCTGGTGCTGCAGTGCGCCGAGACCGTCGGCATCCTCGACACCGTCTTCGACATGACGGTGCAGTGGGGCTTCGACCGGCACTCGTTCGGCCGCCCCCTGGTGTCCTACCAGGCGCTCAAGCACAAGTACGCGGACCTGAAGATCTGGCTGGAGGCCTGCCGCGCGACGACGAAGGCGGCTGTGGCCACAGTCGGATCCCGCGCGGCCGACGCCGACCTGGCCGTCAGTATCGCGAAATCCTATGTCGCCGAACATGCCCCGGACATGGTGCAGCTGTGCGTGCAATTACACGGTGGTATCGGGGTGACCTGGGAGCACGACCTGCACCTGTACCTGCGCCGGGTCACCCTGTACCGGTCGATGTACGGCACCCCTGAACACCACAACCTGCGCGTGTATCGGATGACCAAGGAGCTGGAGTCCGCCTGA